A region of Oryctolagus cuniculus chromosome 3, mOryCun1.1, whole genome shotgun sequence DNA encodes the following proteins:
- the RBM43 gene encoding RNA-binding protein 43 has translation MASFSNVKESKSWERTVIVAGLPVGLFSDQLLATLVKSHFQDVKNEGGDVEDVIYPTRTKGVAYVIFKEKKDAENVSKQKTHHLAKRAGCARLTVSHFSDKVFNSVSAILDLSVFGSKVFLENLITDLQKMVPTLSFSRLEPNGRVSVEGSFLAIRKLKESLLLKASSLLERNRNFVSEGRDRDRQSFQKRLSRSGDSPGSPRTLGPEVTGHEETLVLDTDVFLYLKQKCRVYERSLSKFHILSGERVDGDITTISLKNPQVGLYPNNVKHVKKILEKWSHVLQYKLRKETLLLEGKKKTEKRNIEWACEQLQPRYLRVLINSYKTHIDIIGFSSDTYLFKKQVMELIGHKVS, from the exons ATG GCATCATTTTCAAATGTCAAGGAATCCAAAAGTTGGGAAAGAACAGTAATAGTTGCTGGGCTTCCGGTTGGTCTGTTCAGTGATCAGTTATTGGCCACATTAGTGAAGAGTCACTTCCAGGATGTTAAAAATGAGGGTGGAGATGTTGAAGATGTGATATATCCAACAAGAACCAAGGGAGTTGCATATgtaatattcaaagaaaaaaaag ATGCGGAGAATGTCAGCAAGCAAAAGACACACCATCTAGCAAAGAGGGCTGGGTGTGCTCGACTCACAGTCTCTCACTTTAGTGACAAG gtCTTCAACTCTGTAAGTGCTATCCTTGATCTTTCTGTTTTTGGGAGTAAAGTTTTTCTAGAAAATCTGATAACGGATCTTCAAAAGATGGTCCCAACGTTAAGCTTCAGCCGCCTGGAACCCAACGGAAGAGTCTCTGTGGAAGGTTCATTTCTGGCTATCAGGAAGCTCAAAGAATCTTTGCTATTAAAAGCAAGTTCTCTTTTAGAAAGAAACAGGAATTTTGTCAGTGAGGGGAGAGATAGGGATAGACAAAGCTTCCAGAAGCGCCTATCAAGAAGTGGGGACTCTCCGGGGTCACCCAGGACCCTGGGACCTGAGGTTACTGGACATGAAGAAACACTTGTGCTGGACACAGATGTTTTCCTTTATCTGAAACAGAAATGTAGAGTTTATGAAAGATCATTGAGTAAGTTCCATATTCTAAGTGGGGAGAGAGTGGATGGTGACATCACCACCATTAGTTTAAAGAATCCTCAAGTTGGTTTGTATCCAAACAACGTAAAACATGTCAAAAAGATCTTGGAAAAATGGTCCCATGTTCTTCAATATAAGCTCAGAAAAGAGACACTTCttttggaaggaaagaaaaaaacagagaaaagaaacattGAATGGGCGTGTGAACAACTGCAGCCGAGATACCTTAGGGTTCTGATAAATTCTTATAAGACACATATTGACATTATAGGATTTTCTTCTGACACCTACCTGTTTAAAAAACAGGTGATGGAATTAATAGGGCACAAAGTTAGTTGA